In Plasmodium vivax chromosome 14, whole genome shotgun sequence, the genomic window CATTGTTCTTACAAGCAAAAAAGATCCTTAGGATATATATGCACTCCTTAcgtatatgtgtgtacgtgTAAAATACTTTAATAACAATTAAAGTGCAAGGGAAAATTAGTAAAtaaagggaattttttttatttttttacaaaaggtAATGTGCGAAAAAGTGATGTACGAAAAAGTAATGCtccaaaaagtaaaaataaaaatataggcAAAAAGTGCTATCACAGTTCTGTGGAACTATGTAGGAGTAATGTACTCTACTCAATCCAGCATGgattatgaaaattaaacAAGATGCGTAAATTTAACTTTTCAGAAGTCGATATTccttattctttttaaaatgttttatttgataataaggaagaaaatgaaactATGGTAAAAATTCTCTGTATTTTGAAAGTATTTAAAGcactttttctccttcaggTATTGTGTAAGGCTTAAAAAggtttgcgaaaaaaataataataataaaataaaataaattaattaattaattaatttacattaaaaacgttcctaatttttttattattttgttatctttaaaatacaattttaattattttatttaaaagtacgctctgtaaaaaaaagtacactcTACAAAAAAGTACACAGTCACAAACGTATGTTCCCCTCAATTTTGACACACTACCGCAAActgcatgcaaaaatgtattttcgGGGCGCGGGTACTCTCCTTgcctaaaaaaaatatttgtgcaCTTTTTTGCGTACAACCACGCAGCATAAAATAAGTACTCCAAAAATCCCTCTCaatttagaaaaagaaaaagaataattaaGATATTTTATAGGAACCattaaaatggaaacaaaaagaaacacctttttaaaaaaatatgctcttTTTGCGGTTTTACATTACTTGATGTGGCCCGGTATGTTACGCTAAATTGAATGGAAAATTCTactttttctctccttttcttttttttttctcgctaATTATTTGCCAGTagtgcacataaaaatattttatattttcactCTCCTTTCGTGAATACCAACGAGtactataaataaaaattcgaCATTCACAAAATCTGATtcagaaagaaaaaattgaaatgccTTTACAGCAGGTGCATCTACAAGCCTTTCCCTTGCAGTGTGTACTCgtataatgtatttttttaattatcgcGCCCACCTTTATTAATTTTCGCGCCCaccttcttaatttttctcttctacatttttcatttttctctcccaccttcttaatttttctcttctacatttttctGGCTTCACAAATGCGCATTTTCAcatttgccgctttccccgtTCCTACATATTCATGTACGTCCTCCTAACATCTTGAATCGCTACAGTTAATTCGCGCTCCAAGGCATTTCCACGCCTCTATGCAGCCATTTTAACATTCCCCGTATGCCATTTTTGAGCATactaaaagaaaaaaaaaaatcaaaaaactTATAAGCAGTGTCCTTTTCAAACGTTTAACCAAGTGTTAAAGAGGAATACGCACATGATGTTAATTACACCTAGTTGTGCCATTTCGctaattatacattttttatatctatGCACATAAaaactttgtaaaaatttcttcCAAAAATGTTTACCCCTTCATCATATGCGAAGTTTGTATATCATAAAATGGTAATAATTCAGGTAACACACTTTGGTAATAAGCTAGTAAATACGTAGGGGTCATTTAAATTGAATTATTAGTGGAACTTCATTACCAATCTACTAAACgtatgtccttttttttcttttttttttttgatctTCAAACAAACTTTTATTGCAATGGAGAGGGTAACTCCTTCCAgtatttcttattaaaaaaaaaataattttcccaATGCACGAATAAGCTGCAGCACTGATATGAGTTGGCGttctacaatttttattacccTTACGCGGTTATATAAGGTACCCTAAAGAGAATAAACCTATCTCAGTTAGGAACCACAAATCGGACACTGACAGGATCGATTATCTACCCTAGCATGTGCTCAAAAAAGTTCTTCTTAAAGTTAACACTAGGAaaagagaatttttttcttttttgctacaTTGAAAATGGTGCAAATTATACGGAGGCATTGGATTACTTTACCTTTTTAGTGCGCTTAATACACACTCGCCTGTGTGCACTCCCAGTCTGATACACCTCAGGTGGGCATACTTACCCCCGCGCGTCCATAACCGTAACGTGGTGCTTATACCTAACCGGACATGCACGTATAAACCTCCCAGCAAACTCAGCTGTAACGAGACACATCTACCCGGTTAGGCGGTTACCCCGTTACaggttaaaagaaaaattgaatgACTTCATCACATATGCTATAAAATTCgccaattatttttacacataCTATATTGTCATAGTTCATCCCTTTTAGGCTTTTTTCTTACATAAAGACTAGGCCTTTTAcgcaaaacaaaatatattgtatataattatttttcaaaatgggcacttaattccccaaaaaaaaaaaaaaattaaactaaaatatacagtacttaaaaaatagcaagagaaaaattataaatgacaAACAACCAATAGCCTTCATAAGTttagagagaaaaaaaaaggaaaaaaaaaaaaaacagatcaAACCAAAGCAAATTATACTTAAAACTTAGcactaaattatataaacatataaaacttataaaaaagaatttctaaagagaataaaagtaaaaccaaatatgtacattctgttttaattttattcatcGGTGTAAAATATCATAACAAGCTTAgcttaattatttaattaccttaattcttttttataagagAGACACCCTTTAATGGCGTATATACCACAGCACTATGCAAACGCATGCGCGTGTAAATGTACGAGCGCCTGCACACATTGCTGCATGCACTATGGGGGGGCCTTTGGCTACAAGCATATATGCCCATACATGCGTACGTGCagatatacatatacaaacatatatacatatatacacatacatatatatgctaCACTATCCCGCGGAACAAACGTGCACAGGGAACAAGCGTACACACATACGCACACAttgcacatgcatacatcTATTTGCTGCCATGCTTGCGCGCCTAGTTCGTTCAGAGCACATGCACAAAGACAAACGGATCGTCAACCTTCCATTTCAAAGCAGTTAACAGTCCTCAGATATACtctaaataaatatttctctACATAATATTTTCGTCCTTAGATATGTCCGTAACGCGTCCAATAATTCTGGCTGCCACAGAATCAATAATAGCATCATCGTAAGTGTACGGCATGGTTTCCAActtcttcttaattttaaGTTTTATCTTTTCTGCATTCAAGATGTCATGTATGCTTTCTGTTCTATGTGGAgcactaatttttttcatcgttTCTTtggataaattattttcatattcgtACAGCTTCATCATACGTTTGACTACCTCGGAGGTGGTTCCCTGCGCTGCAATTTCGTCGTGACGCTCCTTCGTTCTCTGCACTTCATTCGTTACCGTTCTATTTGAAAGAGTAACACCCTCTGTGTACATTTGTTTTCTAATAATTTTCTCAATCATTGCAGTATCGTTAGAAGCTCCACTTCCATCCGATTTGTAAACTTCTTCTGTAAACCACATTAATGTATCTAAAAATCCTCTAAATAAACAATCCATAAGTTTATCCATCTGGTAATAAACAGATCTTCTTCTAAAACCAATTAATTCATTCCTCGCACTTATCACTCCCTGTACTCCTGCCTGCCCAAGAATCCTTCCGAATACTTCTTCCTTCTGACAGGATGGTTGCTCACAATAGGTCTTCACTACATTCGTATCAAATTTAGAAACAAAAGTAGAACCACACAAAAACATCACGGATAAACTAGCAAAGAGGGATAACCTCCTGTAATTGCATTTCGCTGAATTGCTCATCTTTACAGTAAAAttgttcaaaatggaggtTACAACGGGGTcgtaattttgttaatcaaaaaggaagttACAACAGGGTAGTAACTTTGTTAATCAGAAGAGAAGTTACAACAGGGTAGTAATTTGCTAATCAAAAAAGAAGTTACAACAGGGTAGTAATTTGTTAATCAAAAAAGAAGTTACAGCACgatcataattttgtttatcaaaaaaggaatcTTCCAAACGAAtctcaaaaagggggcactttttacttttatctAAATGTAGAACTTAatacaattttgtacatGCAAGTGGGGCCATAACTACGTATTCAATTACGTACCCTCCAGCGTTATTTATTTACGTACagtgatatatataaaaatgccGCAGCCTATGTTCTAAAAAATAGGGAGCCAAAATATGTTGCAAAGATGAAAACAATTATGGTACTAACTACATGTACAAATACATCGCACGTATAcgtatacgtatacatatatacatacttTAACCGGTTGCAGCTGTTtaacttcaaaaaattaacaatacCCGCTTCTAATAACTAGCGACGaacaaattttgtaattttttcatatgtgACAAAGGAAGCggtttttgtttaaaaaaaatataataataaataacgCATAAACAAATAGTACGTAAATTATTACGTAAATAATTGCTTTCTAACTTTTCTTCCCAGatcaccaattttttttatagtcaATTTtcagtgtttttttttttaaattgcaaaTGTTCCtacaaataatttatacGTGCacgtatataatataaattgtatttgtataaataaatatgttgcaaatttgtacatataaataaaatcttttgtacatgtacatttttgcattgcatataaaatgcgcgtatatttttgtaaataacgGTGCCAACAATTTTCCCCGTcgatttcgtttttctctgTCATTGTTAACAGTAATAAATACGCAAATGCAGAAATGTACCCATCATTTGgttgtatatgcatattgcatatttttatatacatatatgcatatttttatatacatatatacaaatttttatatacatatttttatttacatgtatatatttacatacatAATATCCGCTCAGTGTTGCATTAATGGATACGCATTCGCCAAAAAACGGCACCCACCTTTTCGTTTCCCATGATGCACCACAGTTTCACCGGCAATTCGGCTATTTTgtacaatatattttttatgcagCAAGCGATTGGTCAATATAATGCCATGTACATAAGCGATcgtacatttataattatacataattcatgtaaaacaattttaatatcGCAAATTCGATACGTTCTGAATTATAAACAACAAATTTTTCCGAATTTATAGCGAACAGGTGAATAATACATGAcgtacaaaaatttgcacgTACAGATTTATCTTTGCTAAACGTGACAGCAACAGTAAATCATTCCAAAACGTGATGGCGGTTTCACCAAACATGTTCTATCTAATCAGGcaaattttcatttacaaTTAAAAAGCACACGCAGCgttaaataatattgtacTTGCGCTTATTTATTCATCATTATGTACATTGTGTAAGCGTTTGACAAACGTTATTGTCCAAATCGAAACAGTTCACTGCACGCACAATTGTAAAAACAGATTGTGGCAGAGCGTTGTGTTGGTGAAAAACGCGCAAAATGGTATAACAaatgtttgcattttttgcagcgttttttttatgattttatttttccagaACAAACACGGAAAAAGCGTTGCAGACGAAATTTTACTTTCGGTGAAAATTTTTAGTTgcataaaaaacatatatacgtaGGAAATGCGACAATTCGCCAAATCCcgtgaatttaaaaaatgaataaatcgCGTTCCCCCAACATATGCAAATGcacgtatatacatgtatgtctgcacgtgtgtgtatatatgcgtGCGCCTTCAAACATTAAGGACCATTCTGGTTGACAAACAAATTTCCTCCTGCGTGACAAAAGAAAATGTGACAATTATGcgtgaaaatttttaaatctccAAGTTGACAATTTCAGCAACTACGCAGTGGTAATATGATATGCCCTAACGAGTGAGGAAATAGTACAAAATGGTTCCCCATTAAATAAACATTAACATTTGAACACATTTATGTAGCAATTTATCTGCCGAAAAACAAATGCAATATCGCCCCTGCCTCAATTCCTTTCCACCTTATTCGAACTTCCCCTTACGACGTACGCTTCTATTTTTGCAGAACATTTTCCTCAACATAACTATCTATAAATCAACAGTATacacaaaaacaaattttattcaaatgAGAAGTATTTTCtcaaagtttttattttttttcacgtgcaaaaaagggaaaaaaaaatgatgtttttcatttgacagaaaaaaatcctttcaccctatatacgcatatataccATATGCAAAAGggtaaaattaatttgcgAACAAGTGTAACATGCATACAGttacatgtatgtatttgCACACAGTTcaaattatcataaaatgAAAGGCAAATATTGCGTTCCTTATTTCAttaaacttttaaaaatatgcacaaaaaaaattaattgaacACAATTGTATACAACGCGTATGCAAATTCCTGCACGCGGAAAATGTAgaacatgaaaaaagaaataacattttaaaaggcatttacttttttcatttgcgcGGTATACGTGTGTCATCCTCTGCAAAAGATCCTTCCCACAAGGCCTGATTTGTGATCCTCGCCTGTTTTGGCACTATTTGCCACTCTGGAGCACATGGCATAATGGCGTCATCCTTCAACATGGCGCGCTCCTCGGCTTACAAACGCaaacatgtgcatatatatatatatatatatatatatatatatatatatatttatttatacgtGTGAACGGGATAAACAGCGCATGCTGAACACGACTGAATAACTTTAATTCATATGCCCAGGCTCGTCTTCGTCCCCCTCTTCCTTCACGCAGAAACGTCAACCAGGCGGACATCCCCTGATTTCACTGTGCGCATAACACTTCTCTGCGCATAAGAGGAGTAAGATGCCCACCACAAATTGTGATTTTCTGCTTCTCAATAATTTATCGCATTCGTCTTTGCTTCAGCTGTACGCCGTTTTGCCTGGCCCCattattcaaaaatttcGCGTACCTCATATGCAACGCACACGCTGCAGATAAAAATGGGTACActaaaacacaaaaaaaaaagaaagcgcgAAGGAGCGGTTGTCACTTCGTGTCACGGGTATaacctcttccccttttcgctttataaaaaaggctGCCTCTACAGCCCTCACACATTCGGAcgtatacatacacacacacatacgtgcatacatttATCTGCTTAACCGTGGCTACTCTTTCGAAATTTTCTGCAGAAAGTCCTCCATGTTCAAAACTGCCATGTCTTCTTGCATCCTGGACAGATGGacatttcttctttcctcCAAGGATTGCACAACCTTTCTTATATAGTCCCGGTCATTTAGATAATACTCCTGTTGTGGCTGTGATAAATTGCTGAAATGGTGCCGCATGGCTATCCTTGCATTGTCCAAGaagatattaaatttttttataggaACATCATTTTCGTTTGTGTTTTCGACTAGTGGtccttttatatttactttaTTTATTCCTGGTGGCTCCACATATTCTCTGCTGGTACTGGGCACTTGTCCATCTCTTGGATTTTCAAACTGAAATCGTTTATCTCTGAACAGGGcatatttcttaaaataatattcttcttctttttcatttatataaaaccCAATTCCCAGTGCTATGGCAACAAAGACAAATATGCCCGAGGATATTAAAgagtaataaattttttttttcctatttttttctgccaaaGTATCAtcgatattttttaatggcGCTAAATCCTTTTCAATTGACGACAGGATCCGACTAGCGCACACAATTAATAACTTTTCGGTCGcacataacaaaaaaaaaaaggcaaatatttttgaaatgttCATTTTAGTTGTCAATttaattgcaattttttatttatataccaaaaaaaaaaggaaaaattttcaaattcacataaaaaataaaaaatccttatgcatatatgtagtATATATGCGCGTCTACCTGGATATATACTCAATTTATAGCAAATGCGGCAAATTTCCAAaggtacacaaaaaaaatatatggcacaaatgtatatataaatatatgtacgttggggcgaaaaaaaggggatattATTTCTCTCCCTCTTTTGTTTCAAATATCAActtgtgcatatttttttctttcatgtGCTCGTTAATATATGCCCATCACATTCACTGTAAAAGCCCGAAGCATAATGTACAAGAATAAATCTGCCACTTAATTAATTTGCATCAATGCGCAATTATGCTTGCTTATATCTCACAATAAATTGATTATGCATCCAATGATTTggaggaagtgaaaaagCCACATAACCACATTGTAATAACTCATATTTGCATGCACCAAGTGTTTAGCCCTCGCGATTCACGACACATGTATAATTCGCACAACACACTTAACGCATGTAATGTACGTAAACAAAATATGACAATATTGGACGCTTTAACATGCCATTTTTGTATCcaaattatgttttttttctgcatgcATTTAGTGGTCtgtcaaaggggggggggcaaaaaaatgaataccaCTGGACAAACGAGGAAATGCCCTTTTAAGCCTCACCACTGCAGACTTGCATAACGGCTTGCTCATTGCCCcctttccttcattttgttacaACTACTGCATGAAACACTAAAGCGCATGCACAACATACTAAAATGACGAAATTTTCACTTTAAGCCACTCCACACGGAGCAGCTTGGTTACACATGCATATCTGTTTGTACGCCTTGGTTAAGGGACAAAAAACAGAATGTTGCAGAAGAACACACACCCATTTGTTGAAGTAAAATCCTTAAAAATGCGtcttatatttaaaaaaaaaacgatattGACGATTGCAAATTTTAAGCATAACCAAATgggttaacaaaaaatgcaaacaaGGGTTTATAAAAAGAGGACACGTTTATAGGACACATTGCTGCAAAAGATGAATTCTATGTGCATTCATTTAACCTTTCATTATTTGTATTACGACTCGGATTGTTCTTTCTTATGACTCCCTTTTACGCAAATGAAAATTGTCCATGCACATAGGGAAGTGTAAATAAGCATGTCGCAAAGATAATTTCCAATTTTGTATAACTTAATCATGTCCTAATTTTTAACGCAATACAGAGTATTCATCATTTGGTAAAGTTAAGATTGCCTAACATATGCTCTCCaatgaaaattatacaaaaaaaatttgctaacaatttttttttttttttattcttataatGCGCTACACAAAGCGGTTATGGCgaataaaggaaaacatatAACTGCACATCACATTACACACAGCAAAGTGTTTAGCAAATGAATGGGGGCGCTCCTATACTTTTCCGTGACTCACACATGTGtaaatgcatatgtatgcacatcTACCCATGATGGAATAAAACATATCTTCTTAATTCATTGATGTTACATGGGCATAATAACATGCGGTCCAATCCCTATCCTTGTGACTTTTAAAATGAGCGTTAAATAAAACACAGTAAAAAGTGAACATGTTTAAACATGTTCGCCATAATATCGTATCTATGGAAAACGTTTATGCGTCGCTTACATGTGTGATGATGCATCGGAATTAATTAATTCTTtacgcataaatatattcaccTATTCGCGAAATGCGTTCATGTCAAGCAGGTTTTGGTGCCTTCCCcacatttatttgttcatatataGGCTACATTGGAGCATTCAATACAGCCAAGCGCTCTCTCAATTTTAAGCTCTTTATTGGTGTTGTTTACGCCTTTTTCTCACACCTTTTTTGCCGCCactttttacacttttccttttcgtaaTTGCTATTTTTCCgtaaaaaacgtaaaattataaaatatactgtTTCCTCAGTTTGAATCCAATTCAAATGCAAAacaagccaaaaaaaaaaaaatatacgtatataatatacacattGCGAGGGGGAATTAAAGGTCCTTTGCAACATATTACAAATATAGGCCTGTATCTCTCTATGCGAAATGCCTTATATgtgagaaagaaaaaataaaaacacccTTAAATTATTCTGTCGCAACacattcttttaaaaaaattataaaacagttttttttttcaaagtatCAGAAGTGAAGCCTTGAATGCATACGTACCGTTCCATTCGCCATGTTAATTAAACTGCGCGCTTGcagattataaaaatatatataacacatACATGTGTGTTTATGAATTTTCCATCTGAATATTTCCCCCAGCAGTTGCTATTCGGTCAAACAACAGCCGTTTTGTTTACATGACAACTTGGGAATACTTTGCAAATGCTTAAATTGTAACGCATATGTTAAGCGGGTGGTAAAAGCTTCAAAGTGGGATCGTTCCTACACACATTGTTGCCAAAGGAGCCCCGCCCCTGAATGTTTCTCGCCATGTacctttttacatatttatatgtttacattttttacataccgttagaagaaaaaatatagtatacTTTCCCCCGGCGTATTATATAAAAccttttgcgaaaaaattcCCAAAGGACTTTTCGCCGCGCACAGTTTTTGCACTATTACGCACCGCATGTGCATAAATATGCACTTTATGtgaagtacattttttgcgcctGTTATCTATAACGGCATAAACACGTAAATACgttactttaaaaatgattttgtTAGTTGATgctaataaaattatgtatatttataaacaattttgcgttaaatatacatataggaCGAggtaaaatgtaaatatatttaaaatgtgtcCAAATAATTTCAAAGTTCAAGTGAACTTGAAATGATGCACACATGTAATATTCAAATATGTCTACATattacacacaaaaaaatatgaaaatttcGAGACAAAAATAGTAGTAAGAACGTGTAAATATACACactatatgtataatttaacACCTAAAaacgtacaaaaaaaaaaaaaaaaagggaggtgcAAGAGGCGGTGAAAAATGGGACAATAATGAGACAAAAATGGGCCAAAgatggggcaaaaatggacCCAAAATGGGACAGAAATGGGCCTAAAATTTGACAATGATGAGACAAAAATGGGCCCAAAATTGGACAATGATGAGACAAACGGGGCAGTGATGGGACAAATGGgacaaaatggcataaaaaccgaacgggtaaaaaaaattaaattactTAATTAGTTAATTAAATACATTTGATCCATCCTATAAATTGACATAGTAGCATTTAAGGCGGAGGCAAATTTTTACTCTTCGCCTTACTCCTACGCCTGGCTTGCTTTTTCATATGCAGATTCATCATTCGAAAGGTTAAAACAGTAAGATGGTGTAAAATACGCAAGCCAAGGTGCAGGCCCAAATGGTAGCAATTATCTCGAAGTCTAgttttggatttttttattcttttaaatttgttccttGTAATTTTAATCATGCGCAAAAGGGATTCGTCCAAATTGTTATTGTCTACATATTCATGTGGTAGAATTATCTTGTACCCACCATTTCGCAAAAACAGGTCATCtacaaggggaaaaagggggacaaagaaaaaaataagaaaacagtggaaaaaaaaaagagataaaCGAGGATGTAGTTTCTCCTTTCCGCGCTTTTGCATCGAAAAGCACTGCTTAAACGGAAAGATGGCAGGAATGGTTGAACTgctaaaaatggcaaacaaACGATACGCCCATATGCTCAAAGACGAAGCATTACACTATGCCAACTTTTTCCCTCATTTTTAACCGAACAAGGAGTGGCACTACATTTTACATATCTGTAAATTAAATTCACTTACCGTAATTTGGCAACACAATtatctccttcttctttcctCGCAAGGCATTTAATTCTTGGGCGTAAAGAAAGAGCAAAACTATTGCACAAATTAACACTTTCAGATAATTCATGGTATTAGAAATAATtgttaacaaaaatttaGAGAACTGTTCTAATACGCTTCATAATGCTCGacttttaccaaaaaaagttacatacatatacatacatgtatatacatatatatatacatatacatatatacatatatatactgcGCGCAATGGCTAACTTTTCGAAGTGGTTACTACCATTGGCAACTTCTAAAAACTGTGCGTGCTAATTCGTAAtaagaaacaaaaagggaagaaaaaaaaaaaaaaaataacaaatggTAATCAAGCAAAGGAAGGGTAGTTCAAAAAAACGCTAAAGCCTTGGTTATAAAGGTTGCAAAGTTGATCAAATCTGATCATTAGCCATTTGgatttttatacaaatagcaaaaataatattatataaaataaaagcaacaaaattgtacatatattttgctGCCATtcatattcatatattattattactataCTTACATGTaacgttttttaaattgcaaaaatttatgGCATTATTTCATGCGTCGCATATAGAACAGTATATAGGTATTAACACAATATAGCAAtaatgtgctttttttttgttcatttcgtttttttctagAGCAACCTTTGCGCGCAATAAACAAAAAACTATATCTTTTCGAACAAACGCGTgctgtatgtatatatatatatatattatatgtacatatatatgtatatatatttacttatttatataaCAAGTAAAAATTGGCTACATGGTTCTCTTGTTAGATATACAATTTTTCTATTACATAAACATATCTAAATAATTAGTATATACATCATCAATCAAATGTACAACACTAtgctaaaaatatatatattacattatatgtacaatttttttaacgttttgagtaaaaaaaaattaagaaaaatttcattGTCAATGGTGGTAATGTAATATAGAAAGCAAGAAGGGCTAACAATTGTgtttttctcaaaataaaatggtaTAAGGCCTTATCTTATACCGTtagcaaaataatataaatttatgcctctgaagaaaaaaaaaaaaaaaaaaaaaaaagaacatcaCTTTAATTATATAGCTCGAAAGATTAAAACTTTTGGGAACACAGCGccatttaaatataaaagcatttttaagatgaatcctaaaaaatgggggtgtttttttttttacagttgAAGCAAATATGTACCTGCAGTTCTgttgttttataaaaactgTTATTTCGAATATACCATACCAcattttataacaaaatggctaagttaatttttttttcttcccctgtAATTCTTTCGCCCTTTCTTTTACATCTTCTTTTCCTACATTGTGTTGCACTCTTCTTAAATTCACGATGAAATGCTGACGAATTTGAGAAAATGGAATAACCCCCCTCTCATGAGTTAtgtttttaagaaaaattatatttatgagcTACTTGGAAGGACGGTATGTCATTTTTCCTATCCTATGATGTCCCAAATTATGGACCATCAATCGGTCTCTATAAAATGGTCAACGGAAAGGAGTGATTAAGAAAATCCTGCTGAAACGATTCTTATATTCCGTTGTTTTGACGCCACACTGCCCCCGCCCAGCTGTGCGTATGCACAAATGCACATAAGTGAAAgttatatacttatatatata contains:
- a CDS encoding gap, putative (encoded by transcript PVX_121945A) translates to MSNSAKCNYRRLSLFASLSVMFLCGSTFVSKFDTNVVKTYCEQPSCQKEEVFGRILGQAGVQGVISARNELIGFRRRSVYYQMDKLMDCLFRGFLDTLMWFTEEVYKSDGSGASNDTAMIEKIIRKQMYTEGVTLSNRTVTNEVQRTKERHDEIAAQGTTSEVVKRMMKLYEYENNLSKETMKKISAPHRTESIHDILNAEKIKLKIKKKLETMPYTYDDAIIDSVAARIIGRVTDISKDENIM
- a CDS encoding early transcribed membrane protein (ETRAMP) (encoded by transcript PVX_121950A); protein product: MNISKIFAFFFLLCATEKLLIVCASRILSSIEKDLAPLKNIDDTLAEKNRKKKIYYSLISSGIFVFVAIALGIGFYINEKEEEYYFKKYALFRDKRFQFENPRDGQVPSTSREYVEPPGINKVNIKGPLVENTNENDVPIKKFNIFLDNARIAMRHHFSNLSQPQQEYYLNDRDYIRKVVQSLEERRNVHLSRMQEDMAVLNMEDFLQKISKE
- a CDS encoding hypothetical protein (encoded by transcript PVX_121955A), producing the protein MNYLKVLICAIVLLFLYAQELNALRGKKKEIIVLPNYDDLFLRNGGYKIILPHEYVDNNNLDESLLRMIKITRNKFKRIKKSKTRLRDNCYHLGLHLGLRILHHLTVLTFRMMNLHMKKQARRRSKAKSKNLPPP